The sequence GGAGGGGCTGATCCTCCTCCTCACCAGTTCGGGCCATGAGGTGGTGGCCGATGCGGCGACGGGCCCCGAGGTGCTGCCCGCACTCCTCGAACACCGCCCGGACGTGGCCGTGCTCGACGTACGGCTGCCGCCGTCCTTCCGCGACGAGGGCCTGCGCGCCGCCCTCGCCGCCCGCGTGGAGCTGCCGGACCTGCCGATCCTGGTCCTCTCGCAGTACGTCGAGGAGATGTACGCCGCCGAGCTGCTCTCCCAGGGCGCCCGGGGCATCGGCTATCTGCTCAAGGACCGGGTGGGCCGGGTCGACCAGTTCCTCCAGGCCCTGGAGCGGGTGGCGGCCGGAGGGACCGCCCTCGATCCGGAGGTGGTCTCCCAGCTGCTCACCCGGAAGTCCTCGGCGGGCCCCCTCCAGAGCCTCACCGCCCGGGAGCGCGAGGTCCTGGAGCACATGGCGCAGGGCCAGGCGAACGCCACGATCGCCGCCGAACTGGTCGTCAGCGAACGCGCGGTGAGCAAGCACATCGGCTCGATCTTCGCCAAGCTCGGCCTGGAAC is a genomic window of Streptomyces sp. NBC_01237 containing:
- a CDS encoding response regulator transcription factor, with amino-acid sequence MRIVIAEDNALLREGLILLLTSSGHEVVADAATGPEVLPALLEHRPDVAVLDVRLPPSFRDEGLRAALAARVELPDLPILVLSQYVEEMYAAELLSQGARGIGYLLKDRVGRVDQFLQALERVAAGGTALDPEVVSQLLTRKSSAGPLQSLTAREREVLEHMAQGQANATIAAELVVSERAVSKHIGSIFAKLGLEPDDGSVHRRVLAVLAYLESKGTN